A region of the Rhizobium binae genome:
CGGTGATTTGCATCGGCAAGTCCTCAATCCGCCGGCGGCGCCGCCGGCCGCTTGGCATAAAAGGCCTTGGCATCCGCCGTGAAGGCGGCCCGCTGGTCGTCGTTGGTGTAGAACATATGGCCGCCGCGATAGAGCTTCAGCCCGACGCGACCGCCGGCGAGCGAAGGCGGCAGATGGTCGACCACGTAGCGGCTGACGCCGTAAGGCGTCACAAGATCGCTGTAGCCATGGGCGATCAGCAAGTGGAATGCCGGGTTGGAGGCGAGCAACTGCCTGACGTCGTCGGTGGCGCTGGCCTGCAGGCGTGATCCGCCGCCGCGTCCGCCGCCCCAATCCCAGCGCCGGCTGATATCGCCGTCGAGCAGCGAATAGGTCATTTCGGTCCTGAAGCCGAGCGTATTGCGGGCATAGTCGGAAAAGGCGCCGCCATAGGCGCGGGTGAAGCCGTCGAGAATGGCGTCGTTGCCGCGGTCGTAATCCGATTCCGGGTATGGATCGGGTGCGGCGAAGGAAGCGTCGTAGGGGCTCATCACCGCGCCGCTGCCCCCGTCCGAATGTTTGACGAAGGAATTGCCGAGGAAGCCGCGGTTGCGGGCGACGATGTCCTCGGGAATGCCCGTCAGTCCGGCGATCCTGCCATAGAAGGTGGCGGCGGCGGCGCCCGTCGGCGGCGGTCCGGCGAGCGTCGTCAGGTAGTCGCCGAGCGCGAAGGTCTCTGTCTCGCGCTGCTTCTGTTCGTCGAAGGCGTTGTGCCGGTCGAGTTCGGCCGCCGCCAACGACGGCAGCTCGAGTGCGGCGCCGAGCGCGAACTGATCGGCATTGAACATCAACTGGCCTTCCAGCAAGGGCGAAAGCATCACCGCACCGGCGATGACGATGCCCTGGCTTTCCTGCAGCACGGAGGCGACCTTGGCGGCGCGGAAGCCGCCATAGCTCTCGCCGAGCAGATATTTCGGCGAATTGGAACGGTTGTTGTGGGCGATATAGAGCGCGATCGCCTTGGCAATGCTCTGGGCATCGGAGTTGACGTTGTAATAATTGGAAGCGTCGTCGGCCTTGACCGTCCGGCTCCAGCCGGTGCCGATCGGGTCGATCAGCACGAGATCGGTGAAATCGAGCCAGCTATGCGCGTTATCGACCAGCTTCGAATTGGCGCCGTCGCGGCCCTGAGGCCCGAAATCGAGCACTTTAGGCCCGACCAGCCCGAGATGCAGGTAGGCGGAGGCCGCGCCCGGCCCGCCATTGAAGAGAAAGGTAAGCGGCCGGTCGGCCCCTGCGTCTTTCGCGACATAGGCGGTGTAGAAGATCGCCCCGGTCAGGGCACCGTCCTGACCGAAGAGATCGAGCGTGCCGGCGGTCGCCGTATAGGCGATCTTCCGGCCGCCGATCGTCAGTTCGTGCGCGGTGACGGAATCGGCCGGCAGCAGCTTCAGCACGCCATCGCGCGCGCCGATTTCGGCGTTTGCTCTGGATTGGGCGCTTTCCTGGGCCAGAGAAAGGGCAGGGGCCAGCGACGCCGCAAGCGCGGCCAGCAGAAACAGGAATCTTAGGCGCATTCTCTCCTCCGGCGGTGCGGCATGCTGGTTGAGATAGAGCATGTCTCGCAAAAGTGTGCAGCGGTTTTGCGATAAAGACATGCGTAAAAACAAAGACCTAAAGCGTGACAGGCGAATCTGAAAGATTGCGACACGCTTTAGCGTAGCATCCGCGGCCGGCGACCGGCATCAAGAGAAGGTGATGAGTCGCTGAGCCCCGAAATTGAGCAGGCTGATTTCAGCCGGACCGCGCCACCGCACGGACATGGACCTCGACCGAGCGGCCGGCCTTCCAGCCGTTGATCGCCGCTGCCAGTCCGAGCGCGACGAAAAGAAGCGCGCACCAGGAAAAGCTGCCGGTCCAGCCGCGGATGAGGCCGACGATGAGCGGGCCGACGGCGGCAAGAAGGTAGCCGACGCATTGCGCCATGCCGGAAAGATGGGCGGCGACATCGGGATCACGTGAGCGAAGCACGATCGTCGTCATCGCCGCCGCGATCAGCCCGCCCTGGCCGATGCCCTGTAGCACCGCCCAGAGCCAGATCGTCGATAGCGGCGCGAAGAGCAGGCCGAGCAGGGCAGTGACGGCGACGGCGCAAAGGCTGGCATTGATCAGCCGCTGATCGCGGCCGCGCACGGCGATATGCGGCACAACAAGGCAGGATGCGGCCTGCACCATCACCGAGAGCGAAACGATCGCCCCGGCGGTGACGCCGTCGAGCCCGCGTTCGCGCAGGATCGGAACCAGCCAGCCGAAGACGCAGTAGGCAAGCGCCGATTGCAGCCCCATGAACAGCGTCACCCGCCAGGCAAGCCGGTCCCGCCAGAGGCCTTTAAGGTGGAATCCGTTTCGTCTCGCCTGGCCGCTGCTGCGCATAACCTGCGGCAGCCAGATCAGCCCGACGACGAGCGCTGGCAGCGCCCAGATCGCGAGCGCACCCGCAAGCGAGCCGCCGAGAGCGTGCTCGACCGGCAGTGTCAGCCCGGCGGCACTCGCCGCACCTGCGCAGAGCGCCATCGTGTAGAAGCCGGTCATCAGCGCGGTGCGGGTGGCGAAATCCCGTTTGACCAAACCCGGCAACAGAACGTTGCCGACGGCGATGCAGGCGCCGGCGAGCGCCGTGCCGATGAAGAGCAGCGGTACCGAGGAAAGACCGCGCAAACCAGTGCCGAGCGCCAGGAGCAGGACAACGCCGAGCAGCGTGCGCTCCGAACCGAAGCGCTGGGCGAGGCGCGGCGCCAGCGGCGAGAAGGCCCCGAGGCAGACGACTGGCAGCGTCGTGAGCAGGCTGGCGCCGAGTGCCGTGAGACCAAGTTCCGAGCGGATCTCGGGCAGCAGTGCCGAGGCGCTTGAAAAGACCGGGCGCAGGTTGAAAGCGATCAGCACGAGGCTCGCCCCGAGCAGGACACGATCCGCGGCACCGCCCACCGGTGTCGCCTGCGGCGACGGCAGGCTGCCGGCCTCGGCATCGATCAGCAGTTCGTCGGCCGGGTCGAGCGTGGCGGCGAGATCGTTGGAAGGCGCGCTCATGACAGGATCATCCGCTCAAGGGCGGCGAGAACCGGCGCCATGAAGCGGCGCACCGCTGCATCCGCCTTGTCCGGATTGCCAGTTTCGATCGCGTCGACGATATCGGCATGAGCCTGGATATCCGGTTCGGGGATATCCTGCCCCAGGGTCGCCGCGATCGTCTCGGCGATCGAGGCCGAGAAGAAATCATAGATCTCGACCATCGCCCGGTTGCCCGACGCGGCGATGACAGCCTTATGGAAGGCGAGGTCGCGCTCGATGAAGCCGGCCTTATCGCCGCCGTCATAGGTGCCGCGCTCGGAAAGCAGCCGACGAAGCTCCGTTACCGTCTCCGGCGTCTGGCGAACCGCCGTCAGCCGGGCGGCCTCGACGTCGAGCGCCAGGCGCGCCTCGAATTGGTCGCGCAGGCTGGCGCGCCGCGCCATCGTCAGCGGCCGGCCGGCATCGCTGACCGAGCGGACATAGGTGCCGGAACCCTGCCGCGTTTCGAGATAGCCCTGGAAGACGAGAACGCGTACCGCTTCGCGCACCGTGCCGCGGCTGACGGAGAGCATGGCCGACAGCGATGCTTCATTCGGCAATTTATCGCCGACCGCCCAGCGTTTGCCGAGGATGTCACTGCGGATCGCCTCGATCGCCTCATCGGCGAGATTTGTCCTGCTGATCGCACGCATGTCGCTACTCATAAAGTCATCGGATGACTTTATGAGTAGCTGACTTTCTCCTTTTCGTCAAAGTAAAATTCGGGCAATAAAAAGGGCCGCCTCAGCGACCCTTTCCATGAGTTTGGCCTCGAACTGGCCTGGACTGTCAAAGCAGCCCCAGGAAGGCGGGTTTTAGAGCGAGGGCTGCCTCGCTTTCATCACCTCTTCCATGCCCGTTACGAGGTCCGAAATCTCATTAGACATTGGATCACCTTCCTTTCGTTCTGTTGCCGATAGATCGAAGGTAGGCCGATTCTTCTCCGATTCAAGAAGAAATTGTTTCTGCTGGGACAGGAAGGTGTTCACAAAAGAACACAGCGTTTCGTCGAATTTGAAGCGCTGCCCAGTCACGAATCCGTCATGATCGGCTTGCAAACCGGTCGCTCGTTAAGCTGTTGTTAGCCGCGCCGTCAGACAATTTCAGCATTCCCGCCGATGCGGCGGCGGGTTCCGGAGCAAGAGCCATGTGTCGCTGGGCAGCCTATCGCGGAGACCCTCTCTATCTTGAGGAGCTGGTATCTTCGCCCGCCCATTCGCTGATCGAGCAGTCCCATTGCGCCACCCGTGCCAAGACGGCAACGAACGGCGACGGCTTCGGCATCGCCTGGTATGGCGACAGGCCCGAGCCCGGCCGCTACCGCGATATCCTGCCGGCCTGGTCGGACTGCAATCTGAAGAGCCTGGCGCGGCAGATCCGCTCGCCGCTCTTCCTCGCCCATGTCCGCGCCGCCACCGGCGGCGGCACGCGCCGCGACAATTGCCACCCCTTCACCCACGACACCTGGTCCTTCATGCATAACGGCCAGATCTCCGGCTTTGAGCGCCTGCGCCGGCCGATGGAGGCGATGCTCGACGACGAATTGTTCAATGCCCGCAGCGGCACGACCGATTCCGAACTGATGTTCCTTCTGGCGCTGCAATTTGGCCTGCGCGAGGCGCCGATCGCCGCGATGGCTGCTATGGTCGGCTTCGTCGAAGACCTGGCCGAAAACATCATCGGCTCGATCCTGCTGCGCTTTACCGCCGCCTTCTCCGACGGCAATACGCTCTATGCGATCCGCTATGCCACGGATCGCAAGGCCCCGACGCTTTATGCCTCGCCGGTCGGCGCCGGCTATTGCCTCGTCTCCGAGCCGTTGAACGACGATGTCGACGCCTGGGCGGAAATTCCCGATGGCAGCGCCGTCACCGTCGGCAAAGACGGCATCGACGTCGCGGATTTCCGGCCGGAAAATCAGCGCGCCGCCAAGCTGCAGCCTTTGGCTGTCTCGGCATAATCGTCGTCGAAATCGAAAGCGATTTCAAAAGCGTTCGCGATCTTTCAGATTCGCTTGTCACGCTTTAGGTCTTTGTTTTCACGCATGTCTTCATCGCAAAACCGCTGCACACTTTTGCAAGACATGCTCTAGCTACGCGTGGAAACGCTCGGCGATCAGCGCCGCCAGCCTTTCGGCAACCTCTTCTTTCGCCAGGTCAGGCCATTGCTCGACACCGTCGTGACGGACGAGTTTGACGCTGTTGCGGCTGCCGCCCATGATGCCGGTCGCCGGAGAAACGTCGTTGGCGACGATCATGTCGGCGCCCTTCCTCTCGAGTTTCGCCCTCGCATTGCTCTCCACGTCCTGCGTCTCGGCGGCAAAGCCGATCACCAGTTTCGGCCGCATCGTGTGATGGCCGATGGTTTTGAGAATGTCGGGATTTTCAGTCAGCGCCAGCGTCGGAATGGATTCGCCCGGATGTTTCTTCAGCTTCTGGTCGGCGGCCGAGGCGACGCGCCAGTCCGCCACCGCCGCCACCATCACGGCGATATCGGCCGGCAGCGCCGCCAGCACGGCATCACGCATTTCCTCGGCCCGCTCGACATGGACGGTGTGGACGCCGACGGGGTCGGCGATCGCGACCGGCCCGGAGACGAGCGTCACCTCTGCCCCGAGCTTGGCAAGGGCTGCGGCGATCGCATGGCCTTGCCGGCCGGAGGAGCGGTTGGCGATGTAGCGCACCGGATCGATCGGCTCATGCGTCGGTCCTGACGTGACGATCGCCTTGCGTCCTTTCAGCGGTTTTTCCCCGTCATCGAGCATGGTTTCGGCGGCAGCGACGATATCAAGCGGCTCTGCCATCCGGCCGAGCCCGGCCTCGTGGCTTTCCGCCATCTCGCCGGCCATCGGCCCGACAAAGCGGACGCCATCGTCCCTCAGCCTTGCCGCATTGCGCCGGGTCGCGGGATGCGCCCACATTCTGGGGTTCATCGCCGGTGCCGCAAGCACCGGCCTCGCCGTTGCCAGAAGCACGGTCGAGGCGAGATCGTCGGCGAGCCCGTTCGCCATCTTCGCCATCAGGTCGGCGGTGGCGGGAGCGATGAGCACGAGGTCGCAGTCGCGCGCCAGCCTGATATGACCGACATCCTGTTCGTCCTGCCGCGAAAACAGATCGACGAACACATGGTCCGCCGCCAGCGCGCCGACGGCAAGCGGCGTGACGAATTCCTGAGCCCCTTTGGTCAGGATCGGGCGCACACTGGCGCCGCGCTCGCGCAGCCGGCGGATCAGGTCCAGGCTCTTATAGGCGGCGATGCCGCCGGAAATGATGAGGAGGATGCGTTTTCCGCTGAGAGCCATGGCTTTCTACCCGTCGCCTTATTGACCGGCCCCGACCCTAAGCCTTTGGCGCAGAACATGCAATCGCGCGAACGGGCTGGAGAGGGATCCCCAGTCCGCCGGCCAATATCATACTGCGCCATCTCAACTGCGGGTGACCGAAATGCCGCCGTCGACCAGCGAAGCCGTGCCGGTGACGAAGCTCGCATCGTCGGAGGCGAGGTAGAGAACCGAGCGGGCGATTTCTTCCGGGGTCGCGACGCGCTTCAGCGCATGCATATTGGTGATGGCAGCCTGTTTCTCCGCCGTATCGTTCACGTCACGGTACATGTCGGTATCGACGGCGCCCGGCAGGATGGCATTGACGCGTATCCCCTGCGGCCCGAATTCAGCGGCGAGCGCCTGCGTCAGGCCGATCAGGCCGGATTTGCTGGCGGCGTAGGCGGCAACGCCGGGAAAGGCGAAACTGTAGCCGACGAAGGTCGAGGTGAAGATCACCGAGCCGCCGCCATTGTCCGCCATCGCGCCGATCTGATGTTTGGCGGCGAGAAAGGAGGCCGTGAGATTGACGGCCAGCGCCTCGCTGAAACCTGCTTCCGAGACACCGGTGCTCGGACCGGCTTCACCGATGATGCCGGCATTGTTGAAGGCGATATCGAGCTTGCCGTAGTTGGTCACGGCCGCCGCCACCAGCGCCTTGTGATAGTCTTCCGAGCGGACATCGCCGGCAACGGCGATGGCATCGCCGCCTTCCGCCTTGATCTCCGCAACGAGGCTGTCGAGTTCACGCTCGCGGCGGGCGCCGACGACGACCTTGGCACCTTCGGCGGCAAAGAGCTTTGCGGTGACGCGGCCGATGCCGGAGCTTGCGCCGGTGACGATTGCGATCTTGTTGTTCAAGCGGTTCATGGTTCCATCTCCTATGTTGCAGCGAGGCGGCCCCTGCCGTCCCTTCCGTTGAATGGAAGATGGCATTTTCTTTTTGTTCGGATTAGTATCCAGATCGGGGAAGTCGAATTCGGAAAGTCCGAACAATGATCAGGATCGAAGGCATTGCCGCTTTCGTTGCCGTCGTCGAGGCCGGCTCGGTCAGCGAGGCGGCCCGGCGGCTCAGGCTCTCAAAATCCGTCGTCAGCGAAAGGCTGGCAGAACTGGAGAAGGCGCTGGGCGGCACGCTGCTGCACCGAACGACGCGCAAACTCACTCTGACCGAGGACGGTGCGGTCTTCCTGGAACGGGCCGGGCGCATCGTGCGCGAGATCGAGGAGGCGGCCGCCGACATGGCTGAGCGGCGCGGCACGCTGTCCGGCCCGATCCGTATTGCTGCACCCGTCACCTTCGGCCGCATGCATCTCGGTCCGGCGCTCTATCCCTTTCTCGCCGAACATCCCGATATCCACCTGACGCTGGATATAGACGACCGCCGTGTCGATGCCGCGTCGGACGGCTATGACGCCATCATCCGCAACGGCCCGCTCGCCGACAGCCGGCTGGTCGCCTGGAAGCTTGCGCCGAGCCGCCGCCTTCTCTGCGCCTCGCCGGTTTATCTCGCCCGCCAGGGAATGCCGACCTCGCTCGCCGACTTGAACAGTCATCGCGGCATCTTCTACACCAATCGCGGTGTCGCCGACTGGCGCTTCCAGACGCTAGAGGGCGCGATCCTCGTCCGCGCAAAACCGGCGCTCGGCATCAACAACGGCGATATGCTCCGCGACGCGGCCATCGCCGGCCTCGGTATTGCGCTGCTGCCCGCCTTCATTGCCGGCCCGGCAATCCGCGAGGGCCTGCTTGCCGAAATCGATGTCGGTCACAGGCCGGAAGCCGAATTCATCTACATGGCCCGTCCCGCCGGTCGCAATCCCTCGGCCAAACTGCGTGCTATCGCCGATCATCTGAAGAAGAGTTTTGGCGATCCGCCCTATTGGGATATTGCGGATAATCCATGATTCGAAGGGTCGTCAGGATGAAGATATGCCGCCCTCAGCGCACGTCGTGAAGACCGTGCTCACCGCAGAAAAGCACTATTTGATGCGCGGTACCGGCGCCTATCGCCGCGCCAGCCTGGCGCTTTTCCTCTCCGGCTTTTCCACCTTCTCGCTGCTGTATTCCGTGCAGCCGCTGCTGCCGATCTTTTCGCAGGAATTTTCCGTCAGCCCGGCCGAAAGCTCGCTGTCGCTATCGCTCTCCACCGGCTTCCTCGCACTCGCCATCGTCTGCGCCGCTGCCCTCTCGGAAGGCCTCGGCCGCCGCAGTCTGATGTCGATATCGCTGCTCGGCGCGGCCTTGCTGACAGTGGCCACGGCTTTTGCGTCGAACTGGCAGCTGCTGCTCGTCATCCGCGCCCTGCAGGGCTTCGCTCTCGGCGGCGTGCCCGCCGTCGCCATGGCCTATCTAGCCGAGGAAATCGATCCGCGCGGCCTTGGCGCCACCATGGGCCTCTATGTCGGCGGCACGGCCTTCGGCGGCATGTCCGGCCGCGTGCTGACCGCCATCTTTGCCGAATATCTCAGCTGGCGTCCGGCGCTTTTGCTTATCGGCGTCATCGGCCTTGCCGCCGCGCTCGGCTTCATCGCCCTGCTGCCGCCATCGCGGAATTTCGTCCGCCGGCCGGGCTTCGACCCATGTTTCCATGCCAGGGCCTGGCTCGGCCATCTCGCCAATCCGGCGCTTCCCTTCCTCTTCGCCGTCGCCTTCCTGGCGATGGGTTCCTTCGTGACCATCTACAATTATACCGGCTTCCGTCTGGTGGCGCCGCCCTATGGCCTCAACCAGACGGAACTCGGCCTGATCTTCACCGTCTATCTCTTCGGCATCGCCGCCGCCTCGATCGGCGGCCTGGTCGGAGATCGGATCGGGCATTTCTCCATGCTGCTCTTCGGCCTTACGCTGACCGCCGCCGGCAGTGCTCTGACGCTTTCCGCCGCGCTGCCATCGATCATCCTCGGCATTGTCGTGCTGACGGCCGGCTTCTTCATGAGCCATTCCATCGCCAGCGGCCTCGTCGGCAGGCTGGCGCATGGCACCAAGGGCCACGCCTCGTCGCTCTATATGCTGGCCTACTACGTCGGCTCCAGTCTCGTGGGGTCGGCGGGTGGCTGGTTCTGGGCAACCGACGGCTGGGCCGCCGTCGTCACCTTCACCCTTGTCCTGCTGGCGCTCGCCTTTATCTCCGCCTGTGTCGCTCAGCGTCTTGCAAGGATAAAAGCAT
Encoded here:
- a CDS encoding S10 family peptidase; protein product: MRLRFLFLLAALAASLAPALSLAQESAQSRANAEIGARDGVLKLLPADSVTAHELTIGGRKIAYTATAGTLDLFGQDGALTGAIFYTAYVAKDAGADRPLTFLFNGGPGAASAYLHLGLVGPKVLDFGPQGRDGANSKLVDNAHSWLDFTDLVLIDPIGTGWSRTVKADDASNYYNVNSDAQSIAKAIALYIAHNNRSNSPKYLLGESYGGFRAAKVASVLQESQGIVIAGAVMLSPLLEGQLMFNADQFALGAALELPSLAAAELDRHNAFDEQKQRETETFALGDYLTTLAGPPPTGAAAATFYGRIAGLTGIPEDIVARNRGFLGNSFVKHSDGGSGAVMSPYDASFAAPDPYPESDYDRGNDAILDGFTRAYGGAFSDYARNTLGFRTEMTYSLLDGDISRRWDWGGGRGGGSRLQASATDDVRQLLASNPAFHLLIAHGYSDLVTPYGVSRYVVDHLPPSLAGGRVGLKLYRGGHMFYTNDDQRAAFTADAKAFYAKRPAAPPAD
- a CDS encoding FadR/GntR family transcriptional regulator — encoded protein: MRAISRTNLADEAIEAIRSDILGKRWAVGDKLPNEASLSAMLSVSRGTVREAVRVLVFQGYLETRQGSGTYVRSVSDAGRPLTMARRASLRDQFEARLALDVEAARLTAVRQTPETVTELRRLLSERGTYDGGDKAGFIERDLAFHKAVIAASGNRAMVEIYDFFSASIAETIAATLGQDIPEPDIQAHADIVDAIETGNPDKADAAVRRFMAPVLAALERMILS
- a CDS encoding SDR family oxidoreductase → MNRLNNKIAIVTGASSGIGRVTAKLFAAEGAKVVVGARRERELDSLVAEIKAEGGDAIAVAGDVRSEDYHKALVAAAVTNYGKLDIAFNNAGIIGEAGPSTGVSEAGFSEALAVNLTASFLAAKHQIGAMADNGGGSVIFTSTFVGYSFAFPGVAAYAASKSGLIGLTQALAAEFGPQGIRVNAILPGAVDTDMYRDVNDTAEKQAAITNMHALKRVATPEEIARSVLYLASDDASFVTGTASLVDGGISVTRS
- a CDS encoding CynX/NimT family MFS transporter; its protein translation is MSAPSNDLAATLDPADELLIDAEAGSLPSPQATPVGGAADRVLLGASLVLIAFNLRPVFSSASALLPEIRSELGLTALGASLLTTLPVVCLGAFSPLAPRLAQRFGSERTLLGVVLLLALGTGLRGLSSVPLLFIGTALAGACIAVGNVLLPGLVKRDFATRTALMTGFYTMALCAGAASAAGLTLPVEHALGGSLAGALAIWALPALVVGLIWLPQVMRSSGQARRNGFHLKGLWRDRLAWRVTLFMGLQSALAYCVFGWLVPILRERGLDGVTAGAIVSLSVMVQAASCLVVPHIAVRGRDQRLINASLCAVAVTALLGLLFAPLSTIWLWAVLQGIGQGGLIAAAMTTIVLRSRDPDVAAHLSGMAQCVGYLLAAVGPLIVGLIRGWTGSFSWCALLFVALGLAAAINGWKAGRSVEVHVRAVARSG
- a CDS encoding class II glutamine amidotransferase — protein: MCRWAAYRGDPLYLEELVSSPAHSLIEQSHCATRAKTATNGDGFGIAWYGDRPEPGRYRDILPAWSDCNLKSLARQIRSPLFLAHVRAATGGGTRRDNCHPFTHDTWSFMHNGQISGFERLRRPMEAMLDDELFNARSGTTDSELMFLLALQFGLREAPIAAMAAMVGFVEDLAENIIGSILLRFTAAFSDGNTLYAIRYATDRKAPTLYASPVGAGYCLVSEPLNDDVDAWAEIPDGSAVTVGKDGIDVADFRPENQRAAKLQPLAVSA
- a CDS encoding LysR family transcriptional regulator translates to MIRIEGIAAFVAVVEAGSVSEAARRLRLSKSVVSERLAELEKALGGTLLHRTTRKLTLTEDGAVFLERAGRIVREIEEAAADMAERRGTLSGPIRIAAPVTFGRMHLGPALYPFLAEHPDIHLTLDIDDRRVDAASDGYDAIIRNGPLADSRLVAWKLAPSRRLLCASPVYLARQGMPTSLADLNSHRGIFYTNRGVADWRFQTLEGAILVRAKPALGINNGDMLRDAAIAGLGIALLPAFIAGPAIREGLLAEIDVGHRPEAEFIYMARPAGRNPSAKLRAIADHLKKSFGDPPYWDIADNP
- the coaBC gene encoding bifunctional phosphopantothenoylcysteine decarboxylase/phosphopantothenate--cysteine ligase CoaBC, which translates into the protein MALSGKRILLIISGGIAAYKSLDLIRRLRERGASVRPILTKGAQEFVTPLAVGALAADHVFVDLFSRQDEQDVGHIRLARDCDLVLIAPATADLMAKMANGLADDLASTVLLATARPVLAAPAMNPRMWAHPATRRNAARLRDDGVRFVGPMAGEMAESHEAGLGRMAEPLDIVAAAETMLDDGEKPLKGRKAIVTSGPTHEPIDPVRYIANRSSGRQGHAIAAALAKLGAEVTLVSGPVAIADPVGVHTVHVERAEEMRDAVLAALPADIAVMVAAVADWRVASAADQKLKKHPGESIPTLALTENPDILKTIGHHTMRPKLVIGFAAETQDVESNARAKLERKGADMIVANDVSPATGIMGGSRNSVKLVRHDGVEQWPDLAKEEVAERLAALIAERFHA
- a CDS encoding MFS transporter, whose translation is MPPSAHVVKTVLTAEKHYLMRGTGAYRRASLALFLSGFSTFSLLYSVQPLLPIFSQEFSVSPAESSLSLSLSTGFLALAIVCAAALSEGLGRRSLMSISLLGAALLTVATAFASNWQLLLVIRALQGFALGGVPAVAMAYLAEEIDPRGLGATMGLYVGGTAFGGMSGRVLTAIFAEYLSWRPALLLIGVIGLAAALGFIALLPPSRNFVRRPGFDPCFHARAWLGHLANPALPFLFAVAFLAMGSFVTIYNYTGFRLVAPPYGLNQTELGLIFTVYLFGIAAASIGGLVGDRIGHFSMLLFGLTLTAAGSALTLSAALPSIILGIVVLTAGFFMSHSIASGLVGRLAHGTKGHASSLYMLAYYVGSSLVGSAGGWFWATDGWAAVVTFTLVLLALAFISACVAQRLARIKA